In Anaerolineae bacterium, the sequence GCCGCAGAGCCTGCCCTCAGACCCTGTGAGGACACCGCCTGCGCGGCCCTACCTACGGCGACTGCCGCCTGAATGCACCCGTCCTCTCGATCCCGAGCTCCTACTCACGTGGGTAACACGGTGATTCCGAGATGCACCCGACCGAGCCCGGAGGCAGCGAGCTCTTGCGCCCCCGCGAAGGCGCCAACCTGCGCCAGCAGGTGAGCCGGGCCAGCCATACTCAGGGGACCGGGGTCGCCTTCTCCCCCAGCCGCCTCTCAGTCCCCTGCAGCAGCCGCACCAGGTTGTCCCGGTGGGCCACCCAGATGGCCAGAGCAGCCACCACCCCGTAGGCCACCCACCACGGGTCGCCTCCGAACACGAAGAGGTAGGCCAGGAGTGTTACCGGCATCAGGGCAGCGGTCGTGAGCGAGGCCAGCGATACGTACCTGGAGGCCAATACCACCGCGGCCCCCGCCACCATGACCGCCGCGGCGCAAGGCAGGCATAGCACCCCCAGCACCGCCAGCGCCGTAGCCACTCCCCTGCCCCCGCGCCAACTGAGGAAGGGGGTATAGATGTGACCCAATACCGCGGTAGACCCTGCCAGCACCCTCCCCCAATCTGTACCCAGGAGAACCGAGGACAGCCAGATGGCGACCACCGCTTTGGCCACATCCCCCAATACTGTCACCGCTGCTGCCACCGGGCCGCAAGTCCGGAGTACGTTGGTGCCGCCCGTCCGGCCCGATCCCCACAGCCGGACGTCCTTTCCCCACACGCGGCCCACCAAATAGCCGGTAGGGAAGCCCCCGAGCAGGAATCCGCCCAGTGCTACTCCCACAGTCCTGACCAATGCCTCTTCTATGATCGGCCTCCTTGTGTCTCCGTACTCCTGCAGAACTCCGCCGGGCGCTTGGAGTAGCGGCATCCCTCCACCTCACCGGCAGCGTGCGCTCGGCCTGGCCCGGCCTGGAAGGCAGGCCGA encodes:
- a CDS encoding glycerol-3-phosphate acyltransferase; amino-acid sequence: MVRTVGVALGGFLLGGFPTGYLVGRVWGKDVRLWGSGRTGGTNVLRTCGPVAAAVTVLGDVAKAVVAIWLSSVLLGTDWGRVLAGSTAVLGHIYTPFLSWRGGRGVATALAVLGVLCLPCAAAVMVAGAAVVLASRYVSLASLTTAALMPVTLLAYLFVFGGDPWWVAYGVVAALAIWVAHRDNLVRLLQGTERRLGEKATPVP